Proteins from a single region of Runella sp. SP2:
- a CDS encoding FAD-binding and (Fe-S)-binding domain-containing protein produces MFYVSTTQLPFEQLTSDFEGELYFDTTTPHQAIRKLYATDASVYQEMPLAVALPRSSKDIQQLIAFATRHQLTLIPRAAGTSLAGQVVGNGIVVDISKYFDKILEVNPQERWVRVQPGVIRDDLNAFLRPYGLMFGPETSTASRAMVGGMIGNNSCGLHSISWGTTRDHLLEVKALLSDGSEVHFGPEVSKANSPKNTEGDLRQKIDNEIFALLSTPSYQEEIHKNFPKKTVTRRNTGYALDALLDTAPFGGTEAFNLCRLIAGSEGTLCFVTEAKLNLLPLPPAELGLLCIHCTSLHESLLANGLAMRHQPLASELVDKYIMDFTKGHNEYRHNRFFIEGDPAAMLMVEFGAATRPEVEAMASRLVAELKAANLGYAYPLLFGDESKKAWDVRKAGLGLIRNLPGDTQPVNLIEDCAVAVEDLPDYIQDLGEVLQKHGVHASYYAHAGAGELHVEPMVNLKTSEGKATFRAILADTAVLLKKYNGSLSGEHGDGRLRGEFIPFMMGEQVYELFRKVKAIFDPNGVFNRGKIVDTPPMNEFLRYQPDQVAPKTETVFDFSHQESILRLAEKCSGSGDCRKTQITGGTMCPSYMASRRERDTTRARANMLRHFYTEAVPTPTSAEETKEILDLCLSCKGCKSECPSSVDIAKMKAEFLQSYYDKNGVPFRARLIANFTQQMKLASLVPWAYNAVFGTESLRKIANRIVGFHPDRTMPMLSSTTLKQWAKSKGQEAKSKGQVYLFCDEFTNFNDVEIGQKAIQLLEKLGYEVTIPNHLESGRTYLSKGLVKEAKKIAIQNVTLLKDLISSETPLVGIEPSALLTFRDEYLDLVPASLREEAQKLAQNALLFDEFIAREIDAKNIRSNQFTEDRQLIKLHGHCHQKALGSLTPTKKMLSLPQNYQVQLIPSGCCGMAGSFGYETEHYELSMQVGELVLFPTVRQQPDDVLIAAPGTSCRHQIKDGTGKKALHPIEILWNALR; encoded by the coding sequence ATGTTTTACGTTTCCACTACCCAACTTCCTTTTGAACAACTCACCTCTGATTTTGAGGGAGAATTGTATTTTGATACCACCACACCCCACCAAGCGATTCGTAAACTGTACGCCACCGACGCTTCGGTTTACCAAGAAATGCCCTTGGCCGTGGCCTTGCCACGCAGTAGTAAGGACATTCAACAATTGATTGCGTTTGCTACCCGCCACCAACTGACGCTGATTCCAAGGGCCGCGGGTACATCGCTCGCGGGGCAAGTGGTGGGCAATGGCATTGTCGTCGATATTTCTAAATATTTTGATAAAATTCTGGAAGTCAACCCACAAGAACGTTGGGTTCGGGTTCAGCCTGGCGTTATTCGCGACGACCTCAACGCCTTTTTGAGACCTTACGGTTTGATGTTTGGCCCCGAAACGTCCACGGCGAGCCGCGCGATGGTGGGCGGAATGATTGGCAACAATTCCTGCGGGCTTCATTCCATCAGTTGGGGCACCACCCGCGACCATTTGTTGGAAGTAAAAGCCCTGCTTTCCGACGGTAGCGAAGTTCACTTTGGCCCCGAAGTTTCAAAAGCTAATTCACCAAAAAATACCGAAGGTGATTTGAGGCAAAAAATCGACAACGAGATTTTTGCGCTACTTTCAACGCCTTCGTACCAAGAAGAAATTCATAAAAATTTTCCCAAGAAAACCGTCACTCGACGCAACACAGGCTACGCCCTCGACGCCCTGCTGGATACCGCGCCTTTTGGAGGAACGGAAGCCTTTAACCTGTGCCGACTCATTGCAGGCTCGGAAGGAACGCTCTGTTTTGTGACCGAAGCCAAATTGAATTTATTGCCGCTGCCGCCTGCTGAGTTGGGTTTGTTGTGCATTCATTGCACGTCGCTGCACGAGTCGTTGCTGGCCAACGGCCTCGCCATGCGTCATCAGCCATTGGCGTCGGAGCTGGTCGATAAATACATCATGGATTTTACCAAAGGCCACAACGAATACCGCCACAACCGCTTTTTCATCGAAGGCGACCCCGCGGCCATGCTCATGGTGGAATTTGGCGCTGCGACCCGCCCCGAAGTAGAAGCCATGGCGAGCCGCTTGGTGGCTGAGCTAAAAGCCGCCAATTTGGGCTATGCTTACCCGCTTTTGTTTGGCGACGAATCAAAAAAAGCGTGGGATGTTCGTAAAGCAGGTTTGGGTCTTATCCGAAACCTCCCTGGCGACACCCAGCCCGTGAACCTCATTGAAGACTGTGCGGTGGCGGTAGAAGACCTCCCCGATTACATTCAGGACCTTGGTGAAGTGCTTCAAAAACACGGGGTTCATGCCTCATACTATGCGCACGCGGGTGCGGGTGAGTTGCACGTAGAGCCAATGGTAAACTTAAAAACTTCCGAAGGAAAAGCTACGTTTCGGGCGATTTTGGCCGATACGGCCGTATTGCTCAAAAAATACAACGGCTCGCTCTCGGGTGAGCACGGCGACGGACGTCTACGCGGCGAGTTTATTCCTTTTATGATGGGCGAGCAGGTGTATGAGCTGTTTAGAAAAGTGAAAGCCATTTTTGACCCGAACGGCGTATTTAACCGTGGTAAAATCGTGGATACGCCGCCCATGAACGAATTTCTGCGCTACCAACCCGACCAAGTTGCGCCCAAAACCGAAACCGTTTTTGATTTTAGTCACCAAGAAAGCATTCTTCGGTTGGCCGAAAAATGCAGCGGTTCGGGCGATTGCCGCAAAACCCAAATCACGGGCGGTACGATGTGCCCTAGCTATATGGCCAGTCGCCGCGAACGCGACACTACCCGCGCCCGCGCCAATATGCTTCGTCACTTTTATACCGAGGCCGTGCCTACGCCTACCAGCGCCGAAGAAACCAAAGAAATTCTTGATTTGTGCTTGTCGTGCAAAGGCTGTAAGTCAGAATGCCCGTCGAGCGTGGACATTGCCAAAATGAAGGCCGAGTTCTTGCAAAGCTATTATGACAAAAATGGCGTTCCGTTTCGTGCGCGTTTGATTGCCAACTTTACGCAACAGATGAAGCTCGCGAGCCTCGTCCCATGGGCGTACAACGCCGTTTTTGGTACCGAAAGTTTACGCAAAATAGCCAACCGCATCGTCGGTTTTCACCCCGACCGCACCATGCCGATGCTGAGTAGCACGACGTTGAAGCAGTGGGCAAAGAGCAAAGGGCAAGAGGCAAAGAGCAAGGGGCAGGTTTATCTTTTTTGCGATGAGTTTACGAATTTTAATGACGTTGAAATTGGGCAAAAAGCCATTCAGCTTTTGGAGAAATTAGGATACGAAGTAACCATTCCTAATCACCTCGAAAGCGGACGAACGTACCTCTCTAAGGGATTGGTCAAAGAAGCCAAAAAGATAGCCATTCAAAACGTAACGTTGCTGAAAGACTTGATTTCGAGCGAGACGCCGTTGGTGGGTATCGAACCTTCGGCTTTGTTGACCTTCCGCGACGAATACCTCGACTTGGTACCTGCCTCGCTTCGCGAAGAGGCACAAAAACTAGCCCAAAATGCCCTGTTGTTTGATGAATTTATCGCTCGCGAAATCGACGCCAAAAACATCCGTAGTAACCAATTTACGGAAGACCGTCAGCTCATAAAACTACACGGACACTGTCACCAAAAAGCCCTTGGTTCGCTGACTCCTACGAAGAAAATGTTGTCATTGCCGCAAAACTATCAGGTACAGCTGATTCCGTCGGGGTGCTGCGGAATGGCGGGGTCATTTGGATATGAAACAGAACATTACGAACTTTCGATGCAAGTAGGCGAATTGGTGCTTTTCCCTACGGTTCGACAACAGCCCGACGATGTGCTTATCGCCGCACCAGGCACCAGTTGCCGTCACCAAATCAAAGACGGTACGGGCAAAAAAGCCCTTCATCCGATTGAAATTTTGTGGAATGCGTTGCGTTAA
- a CDS encoding ABC transporter permease → MIGSYIKTSRRNLLRNKLFSFINIVGLAISMSVGLLLIAFVLDLYSYDKFHDKGDRIYRLTNMATVNGEQSGKYAATSIKVGKLIKEKVAGAEEVAIVGNDFSQDAKVGDNVLPIKGVWATPSFFNVFSFSMREGSVTTALKEPYSIVLTETAARKLFGREDVLGKAVQFDTLNYRVTGVMKDVPFFSHIHFEALVSLSTAEQLNKGKNWDQWLSKWANSVYLLLPENGDVATVESQLETVAREENLTNHSTKIKLELLPLYNIVVGETLRRTEGGPGAAGPHMPPMVLWILVGLALVVILSACFNYTNLSIARAMRRFKEVGLRKAIGAGKSEVRQQFLVEAIMISLAALVLSFVLFLILRPILISLAPEMQQTVQLELTPWMILAFVVFSVTVGALAGFMPALFFSKVSAMSALRNVSTVKVFKHLTLRRALVVVQYTLTLIFITTTAVGYVQYKNILSFDLGFSTENILNIDMQGNRPDAFVKQLSEMPEVTALSRSVIVTSVGNAWGGFVKYKNSLDSALVMTNNVDENYLTLHEYQLIAGGSFKTHPTTSMAATEMIVNQQFLKRFNLAANTPEKAIGEVVTFTNFQGTRQVEIVGVMKDFHYGKVDNLIEPVAFMHWTPNDRAVVNVKIKSTDLLATRAKIEAAWKGIDRVHPLNAKFYDEEIEEAYSEFSTLLKIIGFLAFLAISIASMGLFGMVAYTTETRLKEVSIRKVMGATSSHLIYVLSRGFLFQLLLSAGIALPVTYLFFERFVLTNFPYHTPVQVVELLAGLLVVLLIAFLMIGSQTLKAARSNPAEVLKNE, encoded by the coding sequence ATGATTGGAAGCTACATTAAAACATCACGACGCAATTTGCTGCGCAATAAATTATTCTCCTTCATCAACATTGTTGGCCTTGCCATCAGCATGTCAGTGGGGTTACTGTTGATTGCTTTTGTGCTGGATCTTTATTCCTACGACAAGTTTCACGATAAGGGTGACAGAATCTACCGCCTCACCAACATGGCGACCGTCAATGGAGAACAAAGTGGTAAATACGCTGCTACCTCAATAAAGGTGGGCAAACTCATTAAGGAAAAAGTGGCGGGGGCTGAAGAGGTGGCGATTGTTGGTAATGATTTTTCACAAGATGCCAAAGTAGGAGATAATGTACTTCCAATCAAGGGTGTTTGGGCAACTCCTTCGTTTTTCAACGTATTTAGCTTCTCGATGCGGGAAGGAAGTGTCACCACTGCCCTGAAAGAACCTTACTCGATTGTGTTGACCGAAACCGCTGCCCGAAAGCTTTTTGGCCGAGAAGATGTGCTTGGGAAAGCGGTTCAGTTTGATACGCTCAATTACCGAGTGACGGGAGTCATGAAGGATGTTCCGTTTTTTTCACACATTCATTTTGAGGCGTTGGTGTCTTTATCAACGGCTGAACAACTCAACAAGGGCAAAAATTGGGATCAATGGCTCAGCAAATGGGCTAATTCCGTTTACCTGTTACTTCCCGAAAACGGCGATGTTGCGACGGTTGAATCGCAGTTAGAAACAGTAGCAAGAGAAGAAAATCTCACCAATCACAGTACAAAGATAAAGCTTGAGCTTCTGCCTTTGTACAATATTGTGGTGGGTGAAACGCTCCGCCGAACCGAAGGTGGGCCTGGTGCGGCGGGCCCTCATATGCCACCAATGGTCTTGTGGATACTTGTGGGGCTTGCTTTGGTGGTGATTTTGTCGGCCTGTTTCAATTATACCAACCTTTCGATTGCTCGTGCCATGCGCCGCTTCAAAGAGGTAGGGCTTCGCAAAGCGATTGGGGCAGGAAAAAGTGAAGTACGGCAACAGTTTTTGGTAGAAGCCATTATGATTTCACTGGCTGCACTGGTGTTGTCTTTTGTGCTGTTTCTCATTTTGCGACCGATACTGATAAGCTTAGCTCCCGAAATGCAGCAAACGGTACAACTTGAACTCACGCCGTGGATGATACTAGCTTTTGTCGTTTTTTCGGTAACGGTGGGCGCTTTGGCAGGTTTTATGCCTGCGTTGTTCTTTTCAAAAGTCAGTGCGATGAGTGCACTTCGGAACGTATCAACTGTGAAGGTATTCAAGCACCTTACCCTAAGGCGAGCCTTGGTGGTGGTTCAGTACACTCTTACCCTCATTTTTATTACGACTACGGCGGTTGGGTATGTGCAGTACAAAAACATCCTCTCCTTTGATTTGGGGTTTAGCACCGAAAACATTCTCAACATTGACATGCAGGGAAACCGACCCGATGCCTTTGTAAAACAACTGAGCGAAATGCCTGAAGTGACGGCCTTGTCGCGGTCGGTTATTGTGACGAGCGTAGGGAATGCCTGGGGAGGTTTTGTTAAATATAAAAACTCCCTCGACTCGGCCTTGGTAATGACCAATAACGTGGATGAAAACTACCTTACCTTGCATGAGTACCAACTTATTGCGGGGGGGAGTTTTAAGACGCACCCCACTACCTCAATGGCTGCCACCGAAATGATTGTAAACCAGCAATTCTTAAAACGGTTTAATCTTGCCGCCAATACCCCCGAAAAAGCAATTGGTGAGGTAGTGACATTTACCAATTTTCAAGGGACTCGCCAAGTAGAAATTGTGGGGGTAATGAAAGACTTTCACTATGGCAAAGTCGATAATCTGATTGAACCCGTTGCTTTTATGCACTGGACGCCCAACGATAGGGCCGTGGTGAATGTAAAAATAAAAAGCACCGATTTGCTGGCAACAAGGGCCAAAATAGAGGCAGCTTGGAAGGGAATTGACCGAGTACACCCTCTAAACGCAAAATTTTATGACGAAGAAATCGAAGAGGCTTACAGCGAATTTTCTACACTGCTCAAAATCATTGGCTTCCTTGCATTTTTGGCTATTTCAATCGCCTCCATGGGATTGTTTGGCATGGTGGCCTACACCACCGAAACAAGATTGAAAGAGGTAAGTATCCGAAAAGTGATGGGGGCTACGTCGAGCCATCTTATTTATGTGCTTAGCCGTGGGTTTCTCTTTCAGTTACTGCTCTCAGCGGGTATTGCTTTGCCCGTGACGTATCTTTTCTTTGAACGCTTTGTACTCACCAATTTTCCTTATCATACACCTGTGCAGGTGGTTGAGTTGTTGGCGGGTTTATTGGTAGTATTGTTGATTGCCTTTCTGATGATTGGCTCGCAAACGCTCAAAGCAGCAAGAAGTAACCCCGCAGAAGTGTTGAAAAACGAATAA
- a CDS encoding M3 family oligoendopeptidase has protein sequence MSALTIPQRPPRPFLGEEFSLTTWEQLQPFYENLKNRAIESADELRQWFLDKSELESYLSENFAWRYIRMTCDTSSEQYQQEFNDFVENFQPQLSTYGNELDKKALASPFLSELKDQGFEVALRGMKKAIEIFREENIPLQTQIQTEQAKYGAIIGAMTVTINGEEMTLQKASDILQSTDRTVREEAWKKIQSRRLADKDTLDQLLNSLRDLRHEVATNAGFANFRDYMFAALGRFDYTPQDCFNFHESVAEAVVPMLSDMAKERKEALALEALRPWDFKVDPQNRPPLKPFSTGEELLEKTITCFTNLDPQLGDYLRIMKEMGHLDLESRKGKAPGGYNYPLEEIGVPFIFMNATSNLRDLVTLLHEGGHAVHNFVTRDLMLNAFKNPPAEVAELASMSMELLTMDYWDVFFDNEDDLRRAKIQHLESIIETLPWVATIDKFQHWLYENPTHTIEQRQAAWVAVYEQFSDSITDWNGLEDAKKYIWQKQLHIYEVPFYYIEYGMAQLGAVGVWRNYKQNPQKGLEGYLNALKLGYTVPISQIYAAANIPFDFSKGYITELMNFVKEELTKLK, from the coding sequence ATGTCAGCACTTACCATACCGCAGCGCCCGCCCCGTCCGTTTTTGGGCGAGGAGTTTTCTTTAACGACTTGGGAGCAACTTCAACCTTTTTACGAAAACCTAAAAAATCGCGCTATTGAATCAGCAGACGAACTTCGTCAGTGGTTTTTGGATAAGAGCGAATTGGAGTCGTATTTATCCGAAAACTTTGCTTGGCGATACATCCGCATGACCTGCGATACCAGCAGCGAACAATATCAACAGGAGTTCAACGATTTTGTGGAAAACTTTCAGCCACAGCTCAGTACCTACGGAAATGAGTTGGATAAGAAAGCCTTGGCCAGCCCTTTTTTGAGCGAACTCAAAGACCAAGGTTTTGAAGTGGCACTGCGCGGAATGAAGAAAGCGATTGAGATTTTTAGGGAAGAAAATATTCCGTTACAAACCCAAATCCAAACCGAACAAGCCAAATACGGCGCGATTATCGGGGCGATGACGGTGACGATAAACGGGGAAGAAATGACGCTTCAAAAAGCGTCGGATATATTACAATCAACCGACCGTACGGTGCGTGAAGAAGCGTGGAAAAAAATTCAATCACGCCGCTTGGCCGATAAAGATACGCTAGACCAATTACTCAATTCCCTTCGTGATTTGCGTCACGAAGTAGCCACCAATGCAGGTTTTGCCAACTTCCGCGATTATATGTTTGCCGCGTTGGGGCGCTTTGATTACACGCCACAAGATTGTTTCAATTTTCACGAATCGGTGGCGGAAGCAGTCGTGCCGATGCTCAGTGACATGGCTAAAGAGCGTAAAGAAGCGTTGGCGTTGGAAGCGCTTCGCCCGTGGGATTTTAAAGTAGATCCCCAAAACCGCCCGCCGCTAAAACCGTTTAGTACGGGAGAAGAATTGTTGGAAAAAACAATCACTTGCTTTACTAACCTTGACCCTCAATTGGGTGATTATCTACGGATTATGAAAGAAATGGGTCACCTCGACCTCGAATCGAGAAAGGGGAAAGCGCCAGGGGGGTATAATTATCCGTTGGAAGAAATTGGAGTACCGTTCATTTTTATGAATGCAACCTCCAACCTGCGCGATTTGGTGACGCTGCTACACGAAGGAGGCCACGCCGTACACAATTTTGTAACGCGCGATTTGATGCTCAATGCCTTCAAAAACCCTCCTGCCGAAGTGGCGGAATTGGCCTCGATGAGCATGGAGTTGTTGACGATGGACTACTGGGATGTGTTCTTCGACAATGAAGATGACCTACGCCGCGCCAAAATCCAGCATTTGGAGTCGATTATCGAAACTCTGCCTTGGGTAGCTACCATCGACAAGTTTCAACATTGGTTGTACGAAAATCCTACGCATACCATTGAGCAGCGGCAAGCAGCGTGGGTGGCAGTTTATGAACAATTTAGCGACTCCATAACCGACTGGAACGGGCTCGAAGACGCAAAAAAATACATTTGGCAAAAACAGCTCCATATTTACGAAGTGCCGTTTTACTACATCGAATACGGCATGGCGCAGCTAGGAGCCGTAGGTGTGTGGCGCAATTACAAACAAAACCCACAAAAGGGACTCGAAGGGTATTTGAACGCCCTAAAATTGGGTTACACCGTGCCGATTAGCCAAATTTATGCAGCAGCCAACATTCCTTTCGATTTTTCAAAAGGCTACATCACTGAGCTGATGAATTTTGTAAAAGAAGAATTGACGAAGTTGAAATAA
- a CDS encoding sterol desaturase family protein: MLLNFLLVLGTFVFMEGFAWFTHKYIMHGIMWNWHESHHVHHKGWWETNDLFGIIFGASATGLIVVGSEVESLRWLMYVGFGITLYGVGYFLFHDVIVHRRVKIKFKTSNRYLNRIIRAHYIHHKVHERDGAEAFGFLYAPKKYEKASVKGE; the protein is encoded by the coding sequence ATGCTACTCAATTTTCTCCTTGTGCTCGGCACGTTTGTTTTTATGGAAGGCTTTGCCTGGTTCACGCACAAATACATCATGCACGGCATTATGTGGAACTGGCACGAATCGCACCACGTACACCACAAAGGCTGGTGGGAAACCAATGACCTCTTTGGAATTATTTTTGGCGCGTCGGCCACGGGTCTCATCGTAGTGGGCTCAGAAGTAGAATCGCTTCGTTGGTTGATGTACGTTGGGTTTGGCATTACCCTGTACGGCGTCGGGTATTTTCTTTTTCACGACGTGATTGTTCACCGTCGGGTAAAAATCAAATTTAAAACCAGCAATCGCTACCTCAACCGCATCATTCGGGCGCATTATATTCACCACAAAGTCCACGAGCGCGACGGTGCCGAGGCGTTTGGTTTTTTGTACGCCCCAAAAAAATATGAGAAGGCATCCGTGAAAGGCGAATAA
- a CDS encoding ThuA domain-containing protein: protein MTRLFYCCAFLLALTVSSFAQKKKKAASTTKDAILVFSKTKGFRHASIPKGKAALMLLGEQNKFAVDTTEDASAFTSENLKKYKAVVFLSTTGDVLNDAQQTAFEQYIRGGGGYVGIHAAADTEYDWPWYNQLVGAYFLSHPKQQSVDVVVHSQNHPSTSMLPDRWKRFDELYNYKKIVLGIKVLATLDESTYKGGANGVNHPFIWYREFDGGRSFYTGGGHTDESFVEPLFVQHLLGGIEYAMGRKSVKKPM, encoded by the coding sequence ATGACAAGATTGTTTTACTGCTGCGCTTTCTTGTTGGCGCTCACGGTAAGTTCGTTTGCCCAGAAAAAGAAAAAAGCCGCATCAACGACCAAAGATGCCATCTTAGTTTTTTCTAAAACCAAGGGATTCCGCCACGCTTCTATTCCCAAAGGGAAGGCTGCGTTGATGTTGCTTGGTGAACAAAACAAATTCGCCGTAGATACGACCGAAGATGCCAGCGCATTTACGTCCGAAAACTTAAAAAAATACAAAGCAGTGGTATTTTTGAGTACCACGGGTGACGTCCTCAACGATGCCCAACAAACTGCTTTTGAACAATACATCCGCGGAGGCGGCGGTTACGTAGGAATCCATGCGGCGGCCGATACTGAATACGATTGGCCTTGGTACAATCAGTTGGTAGGGGCGTATTTTCTAAGCCATCCCAAGCAGCAAAGCGTGGACGTAGTGGTACACAGCCAAAATCACCCTTCTACCTCAATGCTTCCCGACCGCTGGAAGCGTTTTGACGAATTGTATAACTATAAAAAAATTGTGTTGGGGATTAAAGTCCTCGCCACGCTCGATGAAAGCACCTACAAAGGGGGCGCAAACGGGGTAAATCACCCGTTTATATGGTATCGTGAATTTGACGGAGGGCGCTCGTTTTACACAGGTGGCGGCCACACCGACGAATCGTTTGTAGAACCATTGTTTGTCCAACACCTTTTAGGCGGCATCGAATACGCCATGGGACGCAAGTCCGTAAAGAAACCAATGTAA
- a CDS encoding transglutaminase family protein, whose product MLLSPRRQEGQIVLKEEFSTDPFVPFSNYNDSYENHCVRAVLPVGQLTITTEIEVLVEEEEAPSAPFPPYILVENLPTETLVYLSPSRYCQSDLYELQNLASQIVGDASWGYEQVEAIRRWIYHHVRYEYNTTYSTTTALDVVYQRVGVCRDFTHLGIALCRTLSIPARMTVGYLDKLNFMDLHAWFEAYVGDRWYTFDAVQSETHGYRVVLGYGRDAADVAMVTQFGNATLDSLEVETELLEE is encoded by the coding sequence ATGCTTCTTAGTCCCCGACGCCAAGAGGGACAAATTGTCCTCAAAGAAGAATTTAGCACCGACCCTTTTGTTCCTTTTAGCAACTACAACGACTCTTACGAAAACCATTGTGTACGCGCCGTTCTCCCCGTCGGGCAGCTCACCATTACTACCGAAATAGAAGTGCTGGTCGAAGAAGAAGAGGCGCCAAGCGCTCCTTTTCCCCCCTATATTTTGGTGGAAAATTTGCCTACGGAAACGTTGGTATATCTTTCGCCCAGTCGTTATTGCCAGTCGGATTTGTACGAACTTCAAAACTTAGCAAGCCAAATAGTTGGCGATGCCTCTTGGGGTTACGAACAAGTAGAAGCTATCAGGCGTTGGATTTACCACCATGTTCGCTACGAATACAACACCACTTATTCGACCACCACGGCCTTAGACGTAGTTTATCAGCGAGTAGGTGTTTGTCGCGATTTTACGCATTTGGGCATTGCCTTGTGCCGCACGCTGTCTATCCCCGCCCGCATGACCGTTGGCTACCTCGACAAGCTCAATTTCATGGATTTACATGCTTGGTTTGAAGCCTACGTAGGCGACCGATGGTACACTTTCGACGCCGTTCAGTCAGAAACCCACGGCTACCGCGTTGTGCTTGGCTATGGCCGCGACGCCGCCGACGTAGCCATGGTAACGCAATTTGGCAATGCAACCCTCGATTCGCTGGAAGTAGAGACGGAGCTGTTGGAGGAATGA
- a CDS encoding TlpA disulfide reductase family protein, protein MRNFIFLFFIGINLELYAQKQSFRLEGEVSNADSISTITIMVIGNNEISEPVSKVRGGKFVFEGYVEHPCLAIINSDKVKGGLGVWLTNGIIKVNLAPYKYEGQTEHRLQTLSIEGEQESKDFILQMNLQNKIVQSEKNILKRNTLIGDEIEKYINAHNNSYLSLFLVNQAMYYCGVQRTKKQFFSLSKELQYSEEGRDFQKEIEKTEQNDIGKKVEDFTVPDTQGQMKQLSTMIKGKTILNFWASWCAPCRHENKILIEHQKLLEKKSIAIISVSLDEDKGDWLKAIQKDKLNWPQLSELKGGFNSELAQKLKITGIPYTLLVDENLKIISTNFQDILSIVKN, encoded by the coding sequence ATGAGAAACTTTATTTTTTTGTTTTTTATAGGTATTAATTTAGAATTATACGCCCAAAAGCAATCGTTTCGATTAGAGGGGGAAGTTAGTAATGCAGATAGTATTTCTACAATCACCATTATGGTTATAGGTAATAATGAAATAAGCGAACCAGTCTCAAAAGTGAGAGGTGGTAAGTTTGTTTTTGAAGGCTATGTAGAACACCCCTGTCTTGCGATAATAAATTCAGATAAGGTAAAGGGAGGATTGGGGGTATGGTTGACAAATGGAATAATTAAAGTAAACTTAGCTCCATATAAATATGAAGGACAAACGGAGCATAGATTACAAACATTATCCATTGAGGGAGAGCAAGAATCAAAGGATTTTATTTTACAAATGAACTTGCAAAATAAAATTGTGCAATCGGAAAAAAATATACTAAAGAGGAATACATTGATTGGTGACGAAATCGAAAAGTATATTAATGCTCATAATAATTCCTATTTATCTCTCTTTTTAGTAAATCAAGCAATGTATTACTGCGGAGTACAAAGGACTAAAAAGCAGTTTTTTTCGCTTTCGAAGGAGTTACAATATAGTGAGGAAGGACGCGATTTTCAAAAAGAAATCGAAAAAACAGAGCAAAATGACATTGGAAAAAAAGTGGAAGACTTTACTGTTCCAGACACGCAAGGGCAAATGAAGCAATTAAGTACAATGATTAAAGGAAAAACAATACTGAATTTTTGGGCTTCATGGTGTGCTCCTTGCAGGCATGAGAATAAGATACTTATAGAGCATCAAAAATTGCTGGAAAAAAAATCGATAGCGATAATAAGTGTATCCTTAGATGAAGATAAAGGAGATTGGTTGAAAGCGATTCAAAAAGATAAGCTGAACTGGCCTCAACTTTCTGAATTAAAGGGGGGCTTTAATAGTGAACTTGCGCAAAAGCTTAAAATTACAGGCATCCCATACACGTTATTAGTGGATGAGAATTTGAAAATTATCTCTACGAACTTTCAAGATATTTTGTCAATAGTAAAGAACTAG